The following coding sequences lie in one Rutidosis leptorrhynchoides isolate AG116_Rl617_1_P2 chromosome 4, CSIRO_AGI_Rlap_v1, whole genome shotgun sequence genomic window:
- the LOC139839516 gene encoding polygalacturonase At1g48100-like, whose amino-acid sequence MGGLTFRKLTFALAVAILLWASSIETCNARRGKHWRHSRGTLSSLYKKKGKNHGHQVIVEKEKSKSKSKPKQKSPPPLPEEPVTPPQMGSKFNVLDYGAKGDGNSDDTEAFQAAWAEACKVEASTMIVPSGYEFLVGPISFSGPYCQRNILFQLDGTIIAPTNANAWGKGLLQWLEFTKLVGLTIRGKGTIDGRGSVWWTKSVVADPIDNEERLIVALNNITITDNPLVSSSLDGKMPSIKPTAVRFYGSFNVTVTGITIQNSPQCHLKFDSCDGVLAYSLSVTSPGDSPNTDGIHLQNSKNVLIHTSDLACGDDCISIQTGCTNVYVHDVNCGPGHGISIGSLGKDGTTACVSNITVRNVNMHNTMTGVRIKTWQGGSGSVQGVLFSNIQVSEVQFPIMIDQYYCDHSSCTNHTSAVAVSNIAYENIRGTYSVKPVHVSCSDSTPCMDVRLTDIELKPVPKGYHMYDPFCWQAFGELYAPTVPNIDCLQQGTPSSSWDPHETGCPA is encoded by the exons ATGGGTGGTTTAACTTTCAGGAAACTTACATTTGCACTAGCCGTTGCAATCTTATTGTGGGCGTCAAGCATAGAAACTTGCAATGCCAGAAGGGGTAAGCATTGGAGGCATAGCAGAGGTACCTTAAGTTCTTTGTACAAGAAGAAAGGAAAGAATCATGGGCACCAAGTCATTGTTGAAAAAGAAAAGTCAAAGTCAAAATCGAAACCAAAACAAAAAAGTCCACCTCCATTACCAGAAGAACCGGTGACTCCTCCACAAATGGGTTCAAAATTTAATGTGCTCGATTATGGAGCTAAAGGCGATGGTAATTCTGATGATACAGAG GCATTTCAAGCTGCATGGGCAGAGGCTTGTAAAGTAGAAGCATCTACGATGATCGTGCCATCCGGTTACGAGTTCCTCGTGGGACCCATTTCTTTCTCTGGTCCCTACTGTCAAAGAAACATTCTTTTTCAG CTTGATGGCACAATCATAGCTCCAACGAACGCAAATGCGTGGGGTAAAGGTCTCCTGCAATGGCTTGAATTTACAAAACTCGTAGGACTTACAATCAGGGGCAAAGGCACCATTGATGGAAGAGGCTCGGTTTGGTGGACAAAATCTGTAGTTGCTGACCCTATTGACAACGAAGAAAGATTAATTGTTGCATTAAACAATATCACAATTACAGATAATCCACTG GTCAGCAGCTCACTTGATGGGAAAATGCCTAGCATAAAACCAACT gCGGTGAGGTTTTATGGGAGCTTTAATGTGACGGTTACAGGGATAACAATTCAAAATAGTCCCCAGTGTCATCTCAAGTTTGACAGCTGTGACGGAGTTTTAGCGTACAGTTTAAGTGTCACGTCTCCCGGTGACAGCCCCAATACTGACGGGATTCATTTGCAGAACTCCAAAAACGTGTTAATTCACACCTCAGACCTTGCTTGTG GAGATGATTGCATATCTATACAAACAGGATGCACAAACGTATATGTACATGATGTCAACTGTGGGCCAGGGCATGGAATAAGCATCGGAAGCCTGGGAAAAGATGGCACAACAGCATGTGTCTCCAACATCACGGTCCGCAATGTCAATATGCATAACACAATGACTGGTGTTAGGATCAAAACTTGGCAG GGAGGATCAGGGTCAGTACAAGGAGTATTATTCTCAAACATTCAAGTTTCTGAAGTGCAATTTCCAATCATGATTGATCAGTATTATTGTGACCACAGCAGCTGCACAAACCACACATCTGCTGTGGCGGTTTCTAATATAGCATACGAAAATATACGAGGAACATATTCAGTTAAACCAGTTCATGTCTCATGTAGCGACAGCACGCCTTGTATGGACGTAAGGTTGACTGACATCGAACTCAAACCAGTACCCAAAGGCTACCACATGTACGACCCGTTCTGCTGGCAAGCTTTTGGAGAACTGTACGCTCCCACAGTCCCAAATATCGATTGTCTACAACAGGGCACACCATCAAGCAGCTGGGACCCACATGAGACTGGATGTCCAGCATAA